The Acidimicrobiia bacterium genome includes the window CGTCATCGCTGAGGAGTCGCTCGTCGCCGAGCACGACTTCACTGATCCGATTCCGGACCCGCTTGCATCGTCGAACGGTCAGAAGGTTCATCGTTCTCCCCCCAGGTGATCACGGAGTTGGTGATGAGCACGATGCAATCTGACCTTGGCTGCGGTAACGGTGATCCCCAGCGCTTCAGCGATCTCACCGTGCGACCAACCGTAGACGTCTTTGAGTACCACCACGGTCCGCTGAGGCCGGGTCAACTGATTGAGGGCGCGCCGGAGTCGTTCCCTCAGTTCGAGGTTCTCTCCGGCTCGTTCGAGATCACCGGACAGGGATATGTCGGCAATGGGAGGCGCGTCGTCGAGCGAGGTCGCCGTGTGCCGTCCGAGACGTTTCTTCAGCGTCCACGCCGCATTCACGGTGATCCGATGAATCCACGTCTTGAACGCCGCGTCGCCGCGAAACTCCGGCAACCCGCGCCAGGCGCGAATGAACGCATCCTGGGCGACGTCGGCCGCCAGTTCCGGATCATTGACCAGTCGGGTTGCCAAAGTGAACACTCCGTGTTGGTGTCGTCGTACCAGCTCTTGAAACGCATCTCTGTCGCCTTCTTGCGCCAGGGCGATCAGATGCTCTTCATCACCAGATTCGACTTCGGCATACTGCATCGGGTTACCGGCCAATCGTTACCGAACCGGTAACCAGCGGCCCCGAATCCGACGAGAGTTCGAGGCTCACGGTTCGGTCCAAATCGACGCCGCCGGTGATCGCGGCGGGCTGGCCCGGCAGTAGAGGATTTCGGAATCTGAACTTGGCTTCGCGGATCGGTTGGCGGTCGTTGAGAGGAGCGAGCTCGGCGGCCGTTTGCAGCATCCACGACACCATGAGCAATCCGTGAACGACGACACCCGGCAGGCCTGCGTTTCTGGCGGTGTCGTGGTCCCAGTGCAGCGGGTTGAAATCGCGACTCGCCGCCGCATAACGAATGAGGTCGCTCCGGCTCGCAGATCTGACCGTGGCGGGCAGGGCACCGTCTTTCTGGCTGAACTCAGGGCGCAACTCCGCTGCCTTTTCCATCGGCGCCGGCTCATTGCGGTCATCCGAACCTGAATCGGTTCGCCGGTCGGACATTATGAACGTGGACAGAGATTCAAGCGTCGTGTCGTCGTCGAAAGTGACGACCGCGCCGAAGGTGACCCAGGCCGACCCCCCTCTCATCCGGACACGATCGACCGACCCGGTGACGATGTAATCGGAGTCGAGTTCCCACGGCGCCCGCCATCTGAATGTCTGATCGGCGTGAATCAGCACTCGCGAGAAGTTGCCCACGTCCGGGTCGTAGAGAAACGCCGGAGCGACGGCAAACAGGGCCGCCCCGGCAAACGACGGAGGCGCGGTGCCTTCCCAACGGTGCGGATCGTCCCCGGTGGCGTCGATGAAAGCGGCCACATTCGACCGATCGGCTCGAAAGGTCCGCTCGTAGGAGCGACCCTGGAGATCCTCGATGCTCATGGGGCAGAAGCGTACCTGGTATCGGCTACGCGTTTCGGTCTTCGAACAGAGCCACACGCGAAGGAGACGGGCCTGAGCCCGTCTCCTTCAATTAGGCCCGCTTCATTCCGCCCGCGGAATCCTGAAACCAAGCTAG containing:
- a CDS encoding sigma-70 family RNA polymerase sigma factor, translating into MQYAEVESGDEEHLIALAQEGDRDAFQELVRRHQHGVFTLATRLVNDPELAADVAQDAFIRAWRGLPEFRGDAAFKTWIHRITVNAAWTLKKRLGRHTATSLDDAPPIADISLSGDLERAGENLELRERLRRALNQLTRPQRTVVVLKDVYGWSHGEIAEALGITVTAAKVRLHRAHHQLRDHLGGER
- a CDS encoding MaoC family dehydratase, which codes for MSIEDLQGRSYERTFRADRSNVAAFIDATGDDPHRWEGTAPPSFAGAALFAVAPAFLYDPDVGNFSRVLIHADQTFRWRAPWELDSDYIVTGSVDRVRMRGGSAWVTFGAVVTFDDDTTLESLSTFIMSDRRTDSGSDDRNEPAPMEKAAELRPEFSQKDGALPATVRSASRSDLIRYAAASRDFNPLHWDHDTARNAGLPGVVVHGLLMVSWMLQTAAELAPLNDRQPIREAKFRFRNPLLPGQPAAITGGVDLDRTVSLELSSDSGPLVTGSVTIGR